A genomic region of Trichothermofontia sichuanensis B231 contains the following coding sequences:
- a CDS encoding EVE domain-containing protein, producing the protein MAYWLMKSEPTVYSIADLEREGTTLWDGVRNYQARNYLRQMQPGDLAFFYHSNANPAGIVGLMRVIQVGLDDPSQFDANSPYYDPKATPTAPRWQTVRVEFVETFATPLSLETLKQDFSPEDLPVVRRGNRLSVLPVSERVAAKLLAGRSQPLEKARSRPS; encoded by the coding sequence ATGGCCTACTGGTTGATGAAATCGGAACCAACGGTATACAGCATTGCCGACCTAGAGCGGGAGGGCACCACCCTCTGGGATGGCGTGCGCAATTACCAGGCACGCAACTATCTGCGGCAAATGCAACCGGGTGATTTGGCTTTTTTTTACCACTCCAATGCCAATCCCGCTGGGATTGTTGGCTTGATGCGCGTGATCCAGGTAGGGCTGGACGACCCCAGCCAGTTTGATGCCAACAGCCCCTACTACGATCCCAAGGCAACCCCCACTGCCCCCCGATGGCAAACGGTGCGTGTGGAATTTGTCGAAACCTTCGCAACCCCGCTTAGCCTGGAAACCCTCAAGCAGGATTTCAGTCCAGAAGATCTCCCGGTGGTCCGACGGGGTAACCGCTTATCCGTATTGCCCGTCTCAGAAAGGGTGGCAGCAAAGTTGTTAGCGGGGCGATCGCAACCTTTAGAGAAGGCCAGGAGTAGACCATCCTGA
- a CDS encoding PP2C family protein-serine/threonine phosphatase, translating into MTTVPLPRQPSSPFERPEDGPLREESPVAVLKELVARLQREQNRIQDLLSSLGYALRSFRNLNQFLELIPLMATRVTDADGGVLVLFQHNGPNGQMRLERWYCHDTAECQRIRRSLEAAAQQLSVPFSTSAPLAPAINRLEHQMNGWLGVDTQLFGAEIMVKNRELGRLYVFSLDREYNWTSTRQKLVRLVADQTAVAIENDELTVELRKKERMARELEIGAEIQLQLLPSHCPTIEGVQLAARCETANQVGGDYYDFVPANYDQLPLKKEGNERGKWSIAIGDVMGKGVAAGLIMTMLRGMLRAEVLNGHSPDRILQHLNHIMYTDLENSKRFLTLFYSEYDPLTRRLLYSNAAHHPPLLWRAATDEIVRLDTVGMMVGLDVNTPYETGETQLEPGDVVIFYTDGFTDAANQQGERFDEENLLIAFRDACHRYQNPQAILELLFSRVKQFIGPNSRNADDMTLVVMKVNEEAAIAPERVASTSQQ; encoded by the coding sequence ATGACAACTGTGCCCCTTCCTCGACAGCCCTCCTCGCCCTTTGAGCGGCCTGAAGATGGTCCTCTGAGGGAAGAATCGCCAGTGGCGGTTCTTAAGGAGCTTGTAGCCCGCCTGCAGCGTGAGCAGAACAGGATTCAGGATTTGCTCAGTTCCCTGGGCTATGCCCTGCGCAGTTTTCGGAACTTGAATCAGTTTTTAGAACTGATTCCGCTGATGGCCACTCGCGTTACCGATGCCGATGGGGGTGTCTTGGTGTTGTTCCAGCATAATGGTCCCAATGGCCAGATGCGTTTGGAACGTTGGTATTGCCATGATACCGCCGAGTGTCAACGTATTCGGAGGTCCCTGGAAGCCGCTGCCCAGCAACTCAGTGTTCCCTTTTCAACCTCGGCTCCTCTAGCTCCAGCCATCAATCGCCTCGAACACCAGATGAACGGCTGGCTGGGGGTGGATACCCAGTTATTTGGCGCGGAAATCATGGTTAAAAATCGCGAACTGGGGCGGCTGTATGTCTTTAGCCTCGATCGCGAGTATAACTGGACCTCAACTCGCCAAAAGTTGGTGCGTCTGGTGGCGGATCAAACTGCGGTGGCGATCGAAAACGACGAACTCACAGTTGAATTGCGCAAAAAGGAGCGCATGGCGCGGGAGTTGGAAATTGGGGCCGAGATTCAACTCCAACTCCTCCCCAGTCACTGCCCTACGATTGAAGGCGTGCAACTGGCGGCCCGCTGCGAAACTGCGAATCAGGTGGGCGGTGATTATTATGACTTTGTGCCCGCTAATTACGATCAACTGCCCTTAAAAAAAGAGGGGAATGAGCGGGGGAAATGGAGTATTGCGATCGGTGACGTGATGGGCAAAGGCGTCGCCGCAGGACTGATCATGACCATGTTACGGGGAATGCTGCGGGCGGAAGTGCTCAACGGTCACAGCCCCGATCGCATTTTGCAGCACTTAAACCACATTATGTACACGGATCTGGAGAACTCGAAGCGCTTCCTTACCCTGTTCTACTCCGAATATGACCCCCTTACCCGCCGGCTACTCTACAGCAATGCGGCCCATCACCCGCCGCTGTTGTGGCGGGCAGCCACTGATGAGATTGTGCGTCTAGATACGGTAGGGATGATGGTGGGGTTAGATGTTAACACTCCGTACGAAACGGGCGAGACCCAGCTTGAACCGGGGGATGTGGTCATTTTCTATACGGATGGGTTTACTGACGCGGCCAACCAGCAGGGCGAACGATTTGATGAAGAAAATTTACTGATCGCCTTCCGGGATGCCTGCCATCGCTACCAAAATCCGCAGGCCATTTTGGAGCTGTTGTTCAGTCGCGTGAAGCAATTTATTGGCCCCAATAGTCGCAATGCCGATGATATGACCCTGGTGGTGATGAAGGTTAATGAGGAAGCGGCGATCGCCCCTGAGAGGGTGGCCTCGACCAGTCAGCAGTAA
- the argH gene encoding argininosuccinate lyase translates to MSHASPPTSPQTWSQRFETALHPVIATFNASIGFDIALIEYDLTGSIAHAQMLGHTGIISPAEAEQLVQGLEQIRQEYRQGQFQPGIEAEDVHFAVERRLTELVGNVGKKLHTARSRNDQVGTDTRLYLRDQVRQIQTQLLEFQKTLLDLAAQQVETLIPGYTHLQRAQPLSLAHHLMAYVEMVQRDWERLEDGYKRLNTSPLGCGALAGTSFPIDRVYSANLLGFDRIYTNSLDGVSDRDFAVEFLCAASLIMVHLSRLSEEVILWASEEFGFVTLRDSCATGSSIMPQKKNPDVPELVRGKTGRVFGHLQALLVLMKGLPLAYNKDLQEDKEALFDAVNTVKSCLAAMTILFQEGLEFRTERLAAAVESDFSNATDVADYLAAKGVPFREAYNLVGKVVKTSLAQGKLLKDLTLDEWQALHPAFAEDIYAAIAPRQVVAARNSLGGTGFEQVRQAIATAQERNHTLLAQAHTLLAQTGRLS, encoded by the coding sequence GTGTCGCACGCCTCTCCTCCGACATCTCCCCAAACCTGGAGCCAACGGTTTGAAACGGCCCTTCATCCAGTTATTGCGACCTTTAATGCCAGTATTGGTTTTGACATCGCCCTGATTGAGTACGATCTGACCGGCTCGATCGCCCATGCCCAAATGCTGGGTCATACTGGGATTATTTCCCCTGCAGAAGCAGAGCAACTGGTGCAGGGATTAGAGCAGATCCGCCAAGAGTATCGCCAGGGCCAATTTCAACCGGGGATTGAAGCCGAAGATGTTCATTTTGCCGTAGAGCGACGACTGACCGAGTTAGTCGGCAATGTGGGCAAAAAGCTGCACACTGCCCGATCGCGCAATGACCAGGTGGGCACCGACACCCGCCTCTACCTGCGGGATCAGGTGCGGCAAATCCAAACCCAGTTACTGGAATTTCAGAAAACCCTGCTGGATCTCGCCGCCCAGCAGGTGGAAACCTTGATTCCTGGCTATACCCATTTGCAACGGGCACAACCCCTGAGCCTAGCCCACCATCTGATGGCTTATGTGGAGATGGTACAACGGGATTGGGAACGGCTGGAAGATGGCTATAAACGGTTAAATACCTCGCCTTTGGGGTGCGGGGCCTTGGCCGGAACCTCTTTCCCGATTGATCGGGTCTACAGTGCTAACTTGCTGGGCTTCGATCGCATTTATACCAATAGCTTAGATGGGGTTAGCGATCGGGATTTTGCCGTGGAATTCCTCTGTGCTGCAAGTTTAATCATGGTCCACCTCAGCCGCCTTTCAGAAGAAGTAATTCTGTGGGCATCAGAGGAATTCGGCTTTGTCACCCTGCGGGACAGTTGCGCTACTGGATCGAGCATTATGCCCCAGAAGAAAAACCCAGACGTGCCGGAGTTGGTGCGTGGTAAAACCGGGCGAGTCTTCGGCCATCTCCAAGCGCTGCTGGTGCTGATGAAGGGACTCCCTCTAGCCTATAACAAGGATCTTCAGGAGGATAAGGAGGCCCTGTTTGATGCGGTGAATACCGTCAAGAGTTGTCTGGCCGCTATGACGATCCTGTTCCAGGAGGGGTTGGAATTTCGTACGGAACGGTTGGCCGCAGCAGTAGAATCCGATTTCTCCAATGCCACTGATGTGGCTGACTATCTAGCTGCTAAGGGGGTCCCTTTTCGGGAAGCCTACAACCTGGTGGGAAAGGTGGTCAAAACCTCGTTGGCCCAAGGCAAGTTACTCAAAGATCTAACCCTTGATGAATGGCAGGCCCTCCACCCTGCCTTTGCCGAGGATATCTATGCCGCGATCGCGCCACGACAGGTCGTTGCCGCCCGCAACAGTCTGGGAGGGACGGGGTTTGAGCAAGTTCGGCAGGCGATCGCGACCGCCCAGGAACGCAACCACACACTGCTTGCTCAGGCGCACACGCTGCTCGCTCAGACAGGGCGGCTCTCCTGA
- a CDS encoding sulfurtransferase TusA family protein, whose product MTASASPDTTTPLPPDAQLDLRGTPCPINFVKTKLRLEQLPPGSLLEVWLDGGEPIEQVPDSLTMAGYLIEQIQADAAGFFRVWVRCPQALATGN is encoded by the coding sequence ATGACTGCGTCTGCAAGCCCTGACACGACAACTCCCCTTCCGCCTGATGCCCAACTGGACCTACGGGGAACTCCCTGTCCGATCAACTTTGTGAAAACCAAGCTGCGGTTGGAACAATTGCCCCCCGGATCGCTGCTTGAGGTCTGGTTAGATGGGGGGGAACCGATCGAACAAGTACCGGATAGTCTGACGATGGCCGGTTACTTGATCGAGCAGATCCAAGCAGATGCTGCCGGTTTCTTCCGAGTATGGGTCCGCTGTCCACAGGCGTTGGCCACTGGCAACTAG
- the pyrE gene encoding orotate phosphoribosyltransferase, which translates to MNVNLPFSIQAATCLALPDLRDRLLQFIGEVAYQEGHFQLSSGQSSPYYINGKQVTLHPAGAVAIARLILPQLPEDTVAVAGLTLGADPLVTATSVVAAYHDRTLTALIVRKEAKGHGTQAYLEGPTLPPNSPVVVLEDVVTTGQSALKAVERLRAAGYHVTQIIAIVDRQQGGAALYQEAGLHFQALFTIEDIQRCWRQLTH; encoded by the coding sequence ATGAATGTTAACCTCCCTTTCTCAATTCAGGCTGCGACCTGTTTGGCTCTCCCCGATTTGCGCGATCGCCTCTTGCAATTTATTGGTGAGGTTGCGTATCAGGAAGGTCACTTCCAACTCAGTTCTGGTCAAAGCAGTCCCTACTACATCAACGGTAAGCAGGTGACGCTTCACCCGGCAGGGGCAGTGGCGATCGCCCGCTTAATTTTGCCCCAGTTGCCAGAGGATACGGTGGCAGTGGCGGGTCTGACGTTGGGGGCTGATCCTCTGGTCACGGCGACAAGTGTGGTGGCGGCCTACCACGATCGGACCCTGACCGCCCTGATTGTGCGTAAGGAAGCCAAGGGCCACGGTACCCAAGCCTATCTGGAAGGGCCGACGTTGCCACCCAATAGTCCAGTTGTGGTCCTAGAGGATGTGGTGACTACCGGACAGTCAGCCCTCAAGGCGGTTGAGCGGCTCCGGGCAGCGGGGTACCACGTGACGCAGATTATCGCGATCGTCGATCGCCAACAGGGGGGGGCGGCCCTGTATCAAGAGGCGGGCCTGCATTTCCAAGCGCTCTTTACTATTGAAGATATCCAGCGTTGCTGGCGGCAACTCACTCACTAG
- the rsgA gene encoding small ribosomal subunit biogenesis GTPase RsgA has protein sequence METGDAANGPMLCTATSGYLGSVLAVQANYYWVQLDGGADFPLAGSGVTLPSPLALSASPDSPVAPLPLLLCTRRAKLKKLGQRVSVGDRVLVEEPDWVGRRGAIAAVLPRRNFLERPPIANVDQVILVFALKEPDLDSQQLTRFLVQIEHSGLVLRLVFSKSDLVSLAERQAWCDRLRQWGYMAHCLSAQTGEGIAALLAELQGYTSVLAGPSGVGKSSLINRLIPTADLRVGAVSGKLARGRHTTRHVELLPLPQGGFLADTPGFNQPDLTCFPNELAACFPEIRQRLQTGACQFTDCLHNEEPNCVVRGDWERYEHYRVLLAEAIAYEAQFNQQATPDPQLKRRMGQSGQAYYEPRLARKKYRRPSRRTEQQAIETLYQDLD, from the coding sequence ATGGAGACGGGGGATGCTGCTAATGGACCCATGCTCTGCACGGCTACATCTGGTTATCTGGGTTCGGTGCTTGCAGTCCAGGCCAACTATTACTGGGTGCAACTGGATGGGGGGGCTGACTTCCCTTTAGCCGGGTCTGGAGTTACATTACCCTCCCCGCTAGCGTTATCGGCTTCCCCTGATTCCCCAGTTGCCCCGCTGCCATTGCTGCTGTGTACCCGTCGGGCCAAGTTGAAAAAGTTAGGCCAACGGGTAAGTGTGGGGGATCGGGTTCTCGTTGAGGAGCCAGACTGGGTGGGGAGGCGCGGGGCGATCGCGGCAGTACTCCCCCGGCGAAATTTCCTGGAACGCCCGCCGATCGCCAATGTGGATCAGGTGATTCTCGTTTTTGCCCTTAAGGAGCCGGATCTCGATAGCCAGCAACTCACCCGCTTCCTGGTACAGATTGAGCATAGCGGCCTAGTGCTACGTCTGGTGTTCAGTAAAAGTGACCTGGTGAGTCTAGCAGAACGACAAGCTTGGTGCGATCGCCTGCGTCAGTGGGGATATATGGCCCATTGCCTCAGTGCACAAACCGGTGAGGGTATAGCGGCATTGCTGGCCGAGTTGCAGGGGTATACCAGTGTTCTGGCGGGGCCTTCCGGGGTAGGCAAGTCAAGTTTGATTAATAGGCTGATCCCGACGGCAGATTTGCGGGTGGGGGCCGTGTCGGGTAAGTTAGCACGGGGACGCCATACCACCCGCCATGTGGAGTTATTGCCCTTGCCCCAGGGCGGTTTCCTTGCCGATACCCCCGGTTTTAACCAGCCAGACCTGACCTGTTTCCCCAATGAATTAGCGGCCTGTTTCCCAGAAATTCGCCAGCGGCTGCAAACGGGGGCCTGTCAATTTACCGACTGCTTGCACAACGAAGAACCCAATTGTGTTGTCCGGGGAGATTGGGAACGGTACGAGCACTACCGGGTCCTCCTGGCGGAAGCGATCGCCTACGAGGCTCAGTTTAACCAACAAGCGACACCTGACCCCCAGTTGAAACGCCGGATGGGGCAGTCAGGTCAGGCCTACTATGAACCTCGCTTAGCCCGCAAAAAATATCGGCGTCCCTCGCGCCGTACCGAGCAGCAGGCCATCGAAACCCTCTATCAAGATCTGGATTAA